A DNA window from Malus domestica chromosome 12, GDT2T_hap1 contains the following coding sequences:
- the LOC114820095 gene encoding pleiotropic drug resistance protein 2-like: MAAALASDDLAQSTSSRRSWGLGSKRSWASTSFGEVWQAPPDVFNRSGRQDEEDDLRWAAIQRLPTYDRLKRGMLTQVLDNGRVVTDEVDVTKLGMQDRKQLMESILKVVEDDNESFLRRLRDRTDSVGIEIPKIEVRYENLSMDGDVYVGSRALPTLLNATLNTIESVLGLIKLAPSKKRKIQILKDVSGIVRPSRMTLLLGPPGAGKTTLLLALAGKLDDDLRVSGKVTYCGHELHEFVPRRTCAYISQHDLHYGEMTVRETLDFSGRCLGVGTRYQMLAELSRREKEAGIKPDPEIDAFMKATSVSGQKTSLVTDYVLKILGLDTCADILVGDDMRRGISGGQKKRLTTGEMLVGPAKVLLMDEISTGLDSSTTFQICRYMRQLVHIMDVTMVISLLQPAPETFELFDDLILLSEGQIVYQGPRESVLEFFERMGFKCPERKGVVDFLQEVTSRKDQEQYWLKKSQPYRYISAPEFVEAFNSFCIGQQLAADLGVPYEKSRAHPAALVTKKYGISNWELFKACFAREWRLMKRNSFVYIFKTTQITIMSLIALTVFLRTEMSVGTVQDGGKFFGALFCSLINVMFNGMAELAMTVFRLPVFYKQRDLLFYPAWAFGLPIWVLRIPLSFMESGIWIILTYYTIGFAPAASRFFKQFLAFFGIHQMALSLFRLIAAIGRAQVVASTLGTFTLLMVFVLGGFIVSKNDLEPWMLWGYYISPIMYGQNAIVMNEFLDKRWSAPNTDSRIKATTVGKVLLMSRGFFTDEHWFWICIGALFGFSLLFNILFIAALTYLNPLEDAKAIVSDEESEGKRKKSLSEEMTVKSSSEMVVDSDHAPKKGMALPFQPLSLMFNHVNYFVDMPSEMKTHGVEEDRLQLLRDVCGAFRPGILTALVGVSGAGKTTLMDVLAGRKTGGYIEGTINISGYPKNQETFARVSGYCEQNDIHSPHVTVYESLLYSAWLRLASDVNTQTRKMFVEEVMALVELNPLRDSLVGLPGIDGLSTEQRKRLTIAVELVVNPSIIFMDEPTSGLDARAAAIVMRTVRNTVDTGRTVVCTIHQPSIDIFEAFDELLLMKRGGQVIYGGPLGRHSHKLVEHFEAIPGVTKIKDGYNPATWMLEVTAPAVEAQLDVDFADIYANSLLYQRNQELIKELSTPAPGSKDLYFPTKYSQPFPVQCKACFWKMHWSYWRNPRYNAIRFFMTIVIGVLFGLIFWQKGHQTAQQQDLMNLLGAMYAAVLFLGATNASAVQSVVAIERTVFYRKRAAGMYSELPYAFAQVAIETIYVAIQTFIYTLLLYSMIGFEWKIGKFSWFYYYILMCFVYFTMYGMMVVALTPGHQIAAIVMSFFLMFWNLFCGFLIPRPQIPIWWRWYYWASPVSWTLYGLVTSQVGDKNGDLVLPGYGTMPLKKFLKDAFGFEYDFLPAVAAAHVGWVLLFCFVFAYGIKFLNFQRR, translated from the exons ATGGCGGCGGCTTTGGCGAGCGACGATCTGGCCCAGTCGACCAGCAGCCGGAGAAGCTGGGGGTTGGGAAGCAAGAGGAGCTGGGCGTCCACAAGTTTCGGGGAAGTGTGGCAGGCGCCGCCGGATGTGTTCAACAGGAGCGGGCGGCAGGATGAGGAGGATGACCTGCGGTGGGCGGCGATCCAGCGGCTGCCAACGTATGACAGGTTGAAAAGAGGGATGCTGACGCAGGTGCTGGACAATGGGAGGGTGGTGACTGATGAGGTGGACGTGACGAAGCTGGGAATGCAGGACAGGAAGCAGTTGATGGAGAGTATATTGAAGGTTGTGGAAGATGATAACGAAAGTTTCTTGAGAAGACTTAGGGACAGAACTGATAG TGTGGGGATCGAAATTCCGAAGATTGAAGTTCGATATGAGAACTTGTCTATGGATGGGGATGTGTATGTTGGGAGCAGAGCACTGCCTACTCTACTTAATGCTACCTTGAACACCATTGAG AGTGTTCTGGGATTAATTAAGCTTGCTCCatcaaaaaagagaaaaatccaGATACTTAAAGATGTCAGTGGAATAGTCAGACCTTCCAG GATGACCCTACTTTTGGGTCCTCCAGGTGCAGGCAAAACAACCTTGTTACTAGCACTTGCAGGAAAGCTTGACGATGATCTAAGA GTTTCTGGGAAAGTCACATATTGTGGCCATGAGCTGCATGAGTTTGTTCCTAGAAGAACATGTGCTTACATTAGTCAGCATGATCTACACTACGGAGAAATGACAGTGAGAGAGACGTTGGATTTCTCGGGACGTTGTTTGGGTGTCGGAACtcgataccaaatgctggctgaactctcaagaagagagaaagaagccGGAATCAAGCCGGACCCCGAGATTGATGCATTCATGAAAGCCACCTCAGTCTCAGGCCAGAAGACTAGTTTGGTCACAGATTATGTTCTCAAG ATACTTGGATTGGATACCTGTGCTGATATCTTGGTTGGTGATGATATGAGGAGGGGTATTTCCGGTGGCCAGAAAAAGCGCTTGACCACCG GGGAGATGTTGGTAGGACCAGCAAAGGTTCTTTTGATGGATGAAATATCAACAGGGTTAGACAGTTCCACAACTTTTCAGATATGCAGATACATGAGGCAATTGGTTCACATAATGGATGTTACCATGGTCATCTCTCTTCTGCAGCCTGCACCGGAGACATTTGAGCTCTTTGATGACCTAATCCTGCTTTCGGAAGGGCAGATCGTGTACCAAGGTCCGCGCGAGAGTGTCCTCGAGTTCTTCGAACGCATGGGATTCAAGTGCCCAGAGAGGAAAGGAGTTGTTGATTTTTTGCAAGAAGTGACATCCAGGAAGGACCAAGAGCAGTATTGGTTAAAAAAAAGCCAACCTTACAGATATATTTCGGCTCCTGAGTTCGTGGAGGCCTTCAACTCTTTTTGTATTGGCCAACAGCTTGCAGCTGATCTCGGGGTTCCTTATGAGAAGTCCAGAGCTCATCCAGCTGCATTGGTCACAAAGAAGTATGGCATTTCAAACTGGGAATTGTTCAAGGCATGTTTTGCAAGGGAGTGGCGGCTAATGAAGCGCAATTCGTTTGTGTACATATTTAAGACCACGCAGATAACGATCATGTCATTGATTGCCTTGACTGTGTTCCTTAGAACAGAAATGTCTGTGGGGACAGTACAAGATGGAGGAAAATTTTTCGGAGCACTGTTCTGCAGTCTGATCAATGTGATGTTTAATGGTATGGCAGAACTGGCAATGACTGTTTTCAGACTTCCTGTTTTCTATAAGCAGAGGGATTTGTTGTTTTATCCTGCATGGGCTTTTGGATTACCAATTTGGGTCCTCAGGATCCCACTTTCGTTCATGGAATCTGGGATTTGGATCATTCTTACCTATTACACCATTGGATTTGCTCCAGCTGCTAGTAG ATTTTTCAAACAGTTTTTGGCATTCTTTGGCATACATCAGATGGCTCTGTCCCTCTTTCGGCTCATTGCTGCAATTGGGAGAGCACAAGTTGTTGCTAGCACGCTCGGTACCTTTACCTTGCTAATGGTATTTGTCCTGGGAGGATTTATCGTTTCCAAAA ACGACCTTGAGCCTTGGATGCTATGGGGCTACTACATTTCCCCTATTATGTACGGACAAAATGCAATCGTCATGAATGAATTCCTCGACAAAAGATGGAGCGCA CCAAATACAGATTCAAGAATTAAAGCAACTACAGTCGGGAAAGTCCTCCTCATGTCTAGAGGATTCTTCACAGATGAACACTGGTTTTGGATATGTATTGGAGCACTATTTggtttctctcttctcttcaaCATCTTGTTCATTGCAGCATTGACTTACCTGAACC CTCTCGAGGATGCAAAAGCCATCGTATCTGATGAAGAAagtgaaggaaagagaaagaagtcgTTAAGTGAAGAAATGACAGTGAAAAGTTCTTCAGAAATGGTTGTTGATTCGGATCATGCACCAAAGAAAGGAATGGCTTTGCCCTTCCAACCCCTTTCACTTATGTTTAACCATGTGAACTACTTCGTGGATATGCCCTCT GAAATGAAGACTCATGGAGTTGAAGAAGATCGCCTTCAATTGCTACGAGATGTCTGTGGTGCTTTTAGGCCCGGAATATTGACAGCCCTTGTAGGTGTTAGTGGTGCTGGAAAGACAACTCTTATGGACGTCTTGGCAGGTAGAAAGACTGGTGGATATATCGAAGGGACCATTAACATATCAGGTTATCCAAAGAACCAAGAAACATTTGCTCGTGTCAGCGGTTATTGTGAACAGAATGACATCCATTCCCCACATGTTACTGTCTATGAATCTCTCCTGTATTCAGCCTGGCTCCGTCTTGCTTCTGATGTAAATACACAAACACGAAAG ATGTTTGTTGAAGAAGTCATGGCTTTGGTTGAGCTTAATCCACTAAGGGATTCTCTTGTTGGCCTCCCGGGAATAGATGGTCTTTCAACAGAACAAAGGAAGAGACTAACCATAGCTGTGGAGCTGGTTGTTAATCCCTCTATCATTTTTATGGATGAACCGACATCTGGTCTCGATGCCAGGGCTGCTGCTATCGTCATGCGTACTGTGAGAAACACGGTGGACACAGGCAGAACTGTTGTCTGCACAATTCACCAGCCAAGCATAGATATTTTTGAAGCTTTCGACGAGTTACTTCTGATGAAACGTGGAGGGCAAGTCATTTATGGTGGACCCCTCGGCCGCCATTCTCACAAGCTTGTAGAGCATTTTGAA GCCATCCCGGGTGTGACCAAGATCAAGGATGGTTACAATCCTGCTACATGGATGCTGGAGGTCACTGCTCCTGCGGTTGAAGCTCAACTTGATGTGGATTTTGCAGACATTTACGCAAACTCCTTGCTTTACCA GAGGAACCAAGAACTTATCAAAGAGCTTAGTACACCGGCTCCCGGGTCCAAAGATCTCTACTTTCCAACCAAATACTCCCAACCTTTCCCTGTTCAGTGCAAAGCTTGTTTTTGGAAAATGCATTGGTCTTATTGGAGAAACCCTCGGTACAATGCCATCCGATTCTTCATGACCATTGTCATCGGTGTCTTATTCGGTCTTATCTTTTGGCAGAAAGGACATCAGAC AGCCCAACAGCAAGATCTGATGAACCTTTTGGGAGCCATGTATGCTGCTGTGCTTTTCCTTGGAGCCACAAATGCTTCTGCGGTCCAATCTGTTGTTGCCATTGAAAGAACAGTTTTCTACCGCAAAAGAGCTGCCGGAATGTATTCTGAACTGCCCTATGCATTTGCTCAG GTGGCTATCGAGACAATTTATGTTGCAATCCAAACATTCATATATACACTTCTCCTCTACTCCATGATTGGATTTGAGTGGAAAATCGGCAAATTCTCGTGGTTTTACTACTATATCCTAATGTGCTTCGTCTACTTCACCATGTACGGCATGATGGTCGTTGCACTGACTCCAGGCCATCAGATTGCTGCCATTGTCATGTCCTTCTTCCTCATGTTCTGGAACTTGTTTTGCGGCTTCCTCATTCCAAGACCG CAAATACCAATCTGGTGGAGGTGGTACTACTGGGCTTCCCCTGTGTCCTGGACACTTTATGGCCTTGTGACATCCCAAGTGGGCGACAAAAATGGTGACCTTGTCCTCCCTGGATATGGCACCATGCCATTGAAGAAGTTCCTCAAAGATGCCTTCGGTTTTGAGTATGATTTCCTTCCCGCCGTCGCCGCCGCACATGTCGGTTGGGTTCTCCTTTTCTGCTTTGTGTTTGCCTATGGCATCAAGTTCCTTAACTTCCAAAGGAGATAA